A region of Pedosphaera parvula Ellin514 DNA encodes the following proteins:
- a CDS encoding PQQ-binding-like beta-propeller repeat protein encodes MPTENMVFVGIKGTAIALDRSTGDTLWQTHLAGSGYVHLVLDGENLYATTQGEVFCLDPATGDARWHNGLKGYGLGLASLVTRKGLDGGGAILMAEELQREEQQRQQQAHAATVAST; translated from the coding sequence ATGCCTACTGAAAATATGGTTTTTGTGGGAATTAAGGGGACGGCCATTGCATTGGATCGTTCGACGGGCGACACACTCTGGCAAACCCACCTTGCCGGCTCTGGTTATGTACACTTAGTCCTGGACGGTGAGAATCTCTACGCGACGACGCAGGGGGAAGTTTTTTGTCTCGACCCGGCAACCGGCGACGCTCGATGGCACAATGGTTTGAAGGGATACGGACTGGGGCTCGCTTCACTCGTTACGCGCAAGGGATTGGACGGTGGCGGTGCGATTTTGATGGCTGAGGAGCTACAACGTGAAGAGCAACAGCGCCAGCAACAAGCGCATGCGGCCACAGTAGCTTCCACGTAG